In the Opitutaceae bacterium genome, one interval contains:
- a CDS encoding adenylyltransferase/cytidyltransferase family protein, with protein MRKVFVSGCYDIIHAGHIQFFREARALGDFLTVCFASADVLWLHKQRRSSLPDEHKRALLAGLRVVDEVVAGEGLEEGLDFREHFLRIRPHLLVVTEDDKYGALKRELCAQIGALYVVLPKTPPEFPPISTSEIVRYIRAPQEAPLRVDFGGGWLDVPRFARPNAYVVNCAISPTVSLRDWPYERNSGLGGSGAWALLNGRNGVTAELDLGVGWQDPAVISETGLCIWRSGPRPDLELKHNADFLRGCMALFWTGKPHDTPGVVQNSRDFDAIEAAGKTARDAVWASSLPQLADAVRQSYALQIDEGMAPLAGDPSAKLTIPESLSKSVLAWKYCGGGFGGYALYLCATRETRDELCEQPGFRPVEPYVLSGV; from the coding sequence ATGCGCAAGGTCTTCGTCTCAGGCTGCTACGACATCATCCACGCCGGGCATATCCAGTTTTTCCGCGAGGCGCGGGCTCTGGGAGATTTCCTGACCGTCTGCTTCGCCTCGGCCGATGTCTTGTGGCTGCACAAACAGCGCCGGAGTTCTCTGCCGGATGAGCACAAGCGCGCACTTCTGGCCGGGCTGAGAGTCGTGGACGAAGTCGTCGCCGGCGAGGGTCTTGAGGAAGGACTCGATTTCCGGGAACACTTCCTGCGAATCCGCCCCCATCTGCTCGTCGTGACCGAAGACGACAAGTACGGCGCCCTCAAGCGCGAGCTCTGTGCGCAGATTGGTGCCCTATACGTGGTGTTGCCCAAGACCCCGCCCGAATTCCCTCCCATCTCCACCAGTGAAATCGTGCGCTATATCCGTGCGCCGCAGGAAGCCCCCTTGCGGGTCGACTTTGGAGGAGGTTGGCTCGATGTGCCCCGGTTTGCGCGACCCAATGCCTACGTGGTCAACTGCGCGATTTCCCCGACCGTATCGCTTCGCGACTGGCCCTATGAACGCAACTCCGGTCTGGGTGGCAGCGGAGCCTGGGCGCTCCTCAATGGCCGCAATGGGGTGACCGCCGAACTGGATCTGGGCGTGGGTTGGCAGGATCCGGCGGTCATTTCCGAGACGGGCCTGTGCATCTGGCGAAGCGGCCCCAGACCGGATCTGGAGCTCAAGCACAACGCGGACTTCCTGCGCGGTTGCATGGCACTGTTCTGGACCGGCAAGCCTCATGACACTCCCGGGGTGGTCCAGAACTCGCGGGATTTTGATGCCATCGAAGCAGCCGGAAAGACGGCCCGCGACGCCGTCTGGGCATCCAGCTTGCCTCAATTGGCCGACGCCGTTCGCCAATCCTACGCCCTGCAGATTGACGAAGGTATGGCGCCACTGGCCGGCGATCCATCGGCGAAACTGACAATTCCCGAGTCCCTGTCGAAGTCGGTGCTGGCCTGGAAATACTGTGGCGGTGGGTTCGGCGGATACGCCCTTTACCTGTGTGCCACCAGAGAGACCCGGGACGAACTCTGCGAGCAGCCAGGCTTCCGCCCCGTCGAACCCTACGTCCTGTCAGGGGTCTAG
- a CDS encoding Gfo/Idh/MocA family oxidoreductase produces MSDEIGVGVVGLGYWGPNLVRNFRSLRDCRLKAMCDLSEDRRKHLQSLYPEVEAVKDYDRLLNDPSIDAIAVATAVRFHHPLAKAALEAGKHVFVEKPMASSTAQCQELIDLAAERNLTLMVGHTFLYSPPVRMIKKIIDRGEIGDIRYISARRLNLGLYQKDINVTWDLAPHDISIILHIMEETPVTINCQGAFHVTEGIEDVTTLSLSFRKERSAIVQSSWLDPRKVREMTIVGSKRMIVYDDVATNEKIKIFDARVERPPHYDTFAEFQYAYHYGDIYIPHIQQAEPLKTECQHFLDSIKSGEKSLTCGEKGLEVVRILEASSESLKLDGGPVEFNNGFHKNGNGGR; encoded by the coding sequence ATGAGCGACGAAATAGGAGTGGGCGTTGTGGGGCTCGGCTACTGGGGACCCAATCTGGTGCGGAATTTCCGGTCGTTGAGAGATTGCAGGCTTAAGGCGATGTGCGATCTGAGCGAAGACCGCCGCAAGCATCTTCAATCCCTCTACCCCGAAGTCGAAGCGGTCAAGGACTACGACCGCCTCCTGAACGACCCGTCGATCGACGCCATCGCGGTCGCCACCGCCGTCCGCTTTCATCACCCACTGGCCAAGGCGGCCCTCGAGGCCGGCAAGCACGTCTTCGTGGAAAAGCCCATGGCCAGTTCCACCGCCCAGTGCCAGGAACTCATCGATCTCGCGGCCGAACGCAACCTGACCCTGATGGTCGGACACACCTTCCTCTACTCACCCCCGGTTCGCATGATCAAGAAGATCATCGACCGCGGCGAGATCGGCGACATCCGCTATATCAGCGCCCGCCGTCTCAACCTCGGACTCTACCAGAAGGATATCAACGTTACCTGGGACCTCGCCCCCCATGACATCTCGATCATCCTCCACATCATGGAAGAAACCCCGGTGACCATCAATTGCCAGGGCGCCTTTCATGTGACCGAGGGTATTGAGGATGTCACGACACTTTCCCTGAGCTTCCGCAAGGAGCGCTCGGCCATCGTCCAGAGCAGCTGGCTGGACCCCCGCAAGGTCCGGGAGATGACCATTGTCGGGAGCAAGCGCATGATCGTTTACGACGACGTCGCCACGAACGAGAAGATCAAGATCTTCGATGCCCGGGTCGAGCGGCCCCCGCACTACGACACCTTTGCGGAGTTCCAGTACGCCTACCACTACGGCGACATCTATATCCCGCACATCCAGCAGGCAGAGCCCCTCAAGACCGAGTGCCAGCATTTCCTCGACTCCATCAAGTCGGGCGAGAAATCCCTGACCTGCGGGGAAAAGGGTTTGGAAGTCGTCCGCATCCTCGAAGCCTCCTCCGAGTCGCTGAAACTGGACGGCGGCCCCGTCGAGTTCAACAACGGCTTCCACAAGAACGGGAACGGAGGCAGGTAG
- a CDS encoding sugar transferase: MSLTFQEAKLLDSEAAATLATPNWKRTLDLTICFLAIPFLLPIIAVIAVAIKILSPGALLFKQTRVGKDGQHFTCFKFRSMRVNADTGVHENYVKNLIHSADKPMTKLDNAGDTRLIPGFNLVRATGLDELPQLFNVLRGEMSIVGPRPCMVSEAAEYEPWHRERFKTLPGLTGLWQVSGKNHTTFDQMMRMDIRYARNKNLRTDLSIIVRTIPALIVQALETRKAPAAKQTENSVGTSVAA; encoded by the coding sequence ATGAGCCTCACCTTCCAAGAAGCCAAACTCCTCGATTCAGAAGCTGCCGCCACCCTCGCCACCCCGAATTGGAAGCGCACCCTCGATCTCACCATCTGCTTCCTCGCCATCCCGTTTCTTCTTCCGATCATAGCGGTGATTGCCGTGGCGATTAAGATACTATCACCCGGTGCTCTCCTCTTCAAACAGACCCGTGTGGGCAAGGACGGCCAGCACTTCACCTGCTTCAAGTTCCGCAGCATGCGGGTCAACGCCGATACCGGCGTCCACGAGAACTACGTGAAGAACCTGATCCACTCGGCCGACAAGCCGATGACCAAGCTCGACAACGCCGGCGACACCCGCCTCATCCCGGGCTTCAACCTCGTTCGTGCGACCGGTCTTGATGAACTCCCCCAGCTCTTCAACGTCCTGCGCGGCGAGATGAGCATCGTCGGCCCGCGTCCCTGCATGGTCAGTGAGGCCGCCGAATACGAGCCCTGGCACCGCGAGCGTTTCAAGACCCTACCTGGTCTGACCGGTCTCTGGCAGGTGTCCGGCAAGAACCACACCACCTTTGATCAGATGATGCGGATGGATATCCGTTACGCCCGGAACAAGAACCTCCGGACCGACCTCTCGATCATCGTCCGCACGATTCCGGCCCTCATCGTCCAGGCTCTGGAAACCCGGAAGGCCCCGGCCGCCAAGCAAACCGAGAACTCGGTCGGCACCTCGGTAGCCGCCTGA